The following proteins come from a genomic window of Miscanthus floridulus cultivar M001 chromosome 2, ASM1932011v1, whole genome shotgun sequence:
- the LOC136535700 gene encoding E3 ubiquitin-protein ligase RZFP34-like isoform X1 produces MDADAGPERYGCVHYRRKCKIRAPCCGEVFDCRHCHNEAKDSLEVSVHDRHVVPRHDIKLVICSLCNKEQDVQQDCSNCGACLGKYFCAKCNFFDDDVSKNQFHCDGCGICRTGGAENFYHCDKCGCCYTSLLKDSHRCVDRAMHNNCPVCIEYLFDSTKAINVLHCGHTIHLECLYEMRAHQQFSCPVCLRSACNMSDIWQKLDQEVAASPMPAIYQKKMIWILCNDCGMTANVQFHILAHKCPGCSSYNTRQTRGDPAACSRV; encoded by the exons ATGGACGCTGACGCCGGACCAGAGCGATACGG GTGCGTGCACTACAGGAGGAAATGCAAGATAAGGGCGCCGTGCTGCGGCGAGGTATTTGATTGCAGGCACTGCCACAACGAAGCCAAG GATTCACTGGAGGTCAGCGTCCACGACCGCCACGTGGTTCCCCGTCACGACATCAAGCTG GTTATCTGCTCTCTCTGCAATAAAGAACAGGAT GTACAACAAGATTGTTCAAATTGTGGAGCATGTCTCGGTAAATACTTCTGCGCAAAATGCAACTTCTTCGATGATGAT GTATCTAAGAACCAATTTCACTGTGATGGATGCGGCATATGTAG AACTGGTGGTGCAGAGAATTTCTACCACTGTGATAAATGTG GATGCTGCTATACCTCTCTGTTGAAAGATTCTCACCGTTGCGTGGACAGAGCTATGCATAACAACTGCCCCGTATGCATTGAG TATCTATTCGACTCGACGAAAGCTATCAATGTGCTCCATTGTGGACACACGATTCACCTGGAATGCCTGTACGAGATGAGAGCGCATCAGCA GTTCTCATGCCCGGTTTGCTTGAGGTCTGCCTGCAACATGTCCGACATATGGCAAAAGCTGGATCAAGAG GTCGCAGCGTCCCCGATGCCGGCCATCTATCAGAAGAAGATG ATATGGATCCTGTGCAACGACTGTGGCATGACGGCGAACGTGCAGTTCCACATCTTGGCGCACAAGTGCCCTGGATGCAGCTCTTACAACACCCGGCAGACGAGGGGCGATCCAGCTGCATGCTCCAGAGTTTGA
- the LOC136535700 gene encoding E3 ubiquitin-protein ligase RZFP34-like isoform X2, with product MDADAGPERYGCVHYRRKCKIRAPCCGEVFDCRHCHNEAKDSLEVSVHDRHVVPRHDIKLVICSLCNKEQDVQQDCSNCGACLGKYFCAKCNFFDDDVSKNQFHCDGCGICRTGGAENFYHCDKCGCCYTSLLKDSHRCVDRAMHNNCPVCIEYLFDSTKAINVLHCGHTIHLECLYEMRAHQQFSCPVCLRSACNMSDIWQKLDQEVAASPMPAIYQKKMVRARSLEYGSCATTVA from the exons ATGGACGCTGACGCCGGACCAGAGCGATACGG GTGCGTGCACTACAGGAGGAAATGCAAGATAAGGGCGCCGTGCTGCGGCGAGGTATTTGATTGCAGGCACTGCCACAACGAAGCCAAG GATTCACTGGAGGTCAGCGTCCACGACCGCCACGTGGTTCCCCGTCACGACATCAAGCTG GTTATCTGCTCTCTCTGCAATAAAGAACAGGAT GTACAACAAGATTGTTCAAATTGTGGAGCATGTCTCGGTAAATACTTCTGCGCAAAATGCAACTTCTTCGATGATGAT GTATCTAAGAACCAATTTCACTGTGATGGATGCGGCATATGTAG AACTGGTGGTGCAGAGAATTTCTACCACTGTGATAAATGTG GATGCTGCTATACCTCTCTGTTGAAAGATTCTCACCGTTGCGTGGACAGAGCTATGCATAACAACTGCCCCGTATGCATTGAG TATCTATTCGACTCGACGAAAGCTATCAATGTGCTCCATTGTGGACACACGATTCACCTGGAATGCCTGTACGAGATGAGAGCGCATCAGCA GTTCTCATGCCCGGTTTGCTTGAGGTCTGCCTGCAACATGTCCGACATATGGCAAAAGCTGGATCAAGAG GTCGCAGCGTCCCCGATGCCGGCCATCTATCAGAAGAAGATGGTAAGGGCACGTTCTTTAGA ATATGGATCCTGTGCAACGACTGTGGCATGA